The Prevotella fusca JCM 17724 genome includes a window with the following:
- a CDS encoding phage baseplate assembly protein V, whose amino-acid sequence MAFPDIRFTVTIGDTAIPTFKSFRLEQRIGDHHYFELVLDLETGSSRFSHDMGGSSDWLSEPLTVRIDGSTSFLGVVTNVHMHREDSEFGHLVVSGYSATYRLETAPGNFSWTGKKIGEIVSRLCDDANVGSRVNAAYDGRPDYLCQYGESQFGFIRRLASQYKEWLYYDGTSLVFGRPKTLPDSVCLEFGTTLSSLDIGIQTLARPKKAYSYHSSSDQQMDEASPSETAGQDLLARKAVAASMKLFSVPARQYAEQRVNSGPELVDYMRRKQSAETAESHYVTAESRVPGLCVGSVVKIDSSFYQSFRSLSRRTLGEFIITEIVHEVGEDGYYRNRFKALPSALEVIPVPDARIPHAETQMATVTRNDDPKGSGRIQVRMNWQADDMNTNWIRVMTPDGGSSSDVKSNRGFVFIPEVGDHVLVGFRHGDPSRPYAMGSLFNGFTGKGGGPKNSIKSLRTRSGISVILNDDNRSLEIKDAGGSSIHLDGNGNILLNAPKNIQLHAGNDMSFMAGHDLQVNVGNTQTTNIGNMLLTNVMQKILVNTPFMQQLVADFFHTQAGKALLNSQNQIKIEAPETNVVGEQELFIHSANKTVVNSQGTMEMRGEQGMHELNTAKEYETVKEEIGTKVCVQFRTSESYSGEFGFDWVRFADSERTGDIEENRYDKIIGSCKGEGNNFKQKTNKYYKFLSEYKQQYIIPWKKKEAEAAKAATLTTGTDDGKKSTDYLYVVPVMTLRQGNSADLVLNIDVNEKAKSFKYEYDTKLFSLNKTTVKICDKGSYKGENGDTLRITCKQEFSEDKEICLYAYDGQENKSLAGKLIVKANDDKHRYALDVVLVRVKTCIKDNNISYPPECSSHKTILENYFAQCYIDANIKECELDLTTQERKTAFLAYTEGGYLKGTELPTRVFKYLAKTFNGDKVTSKYKEYHKIFFLNEKNEDERLYGQARKIRSKEVVVLAPGLHDTTCAHELFHALGLYHSFSSSNLHTFEKNKTDNIMDYSDVSDNPIPVVATWQFQWDILHKKLLTIAQLKKEEERRKNRQTTN is encoded by the coding sequence ATGGCATTTCCCGACATACGCTTCACCGTGACCATCGGTGACACTGCAATCCCTACCTTCAAGTCCTTCCGCCTGGAACAGCGCATAGGCGACCATCATTACTTCGAGCTGGTCCTCGACCTCGAGACCGGCAGCAGCCGCTTCTCACATGACATGGGCGGCAGCTCCGACTGGCTCAGCGAGCCCCTGACCGTCCGCATAGACGGCAGCACCTCCTTCCTGGGCGTGGTGACGAACGTCCACATGCACCGTGAGGACAGCGAGTTCGGGCATCTCGTCGTGTCCGGCTACTCCGCCACCTACCGACTGGAGACCGCCCCCGGCAACTTCTCATGGACAGGGAAGAAGATCGGAGAGATCGTCAGCCGGCTCTGTGACGATGCGAATGTTGGGTCACGGGTCAATGCCGCCTATGACGGCAGGCCTGACTATCTCTGCCAGTACGGCGAGTCCCAGTTCGGTTTCATCCGCCGCCTTGCCTCACAGTACAAGGAATGGCTCTACTATGACGGCACATCCCTCGTCTTCGGCCGCCCCAAGACACTTCCCGACTCGGTCTGCCTTGAGTTCGGCACCACCCTCTCGTCGCTTGACATCGGCATCCAGACGCTTGCCCGTCCCAAGAAGGCCTACAGCTACCACTCCTCGTCCGACCAGCAGATGGACGAGGCGAGCCCGTCGGAGACGGCCGGGCAGGACCTCCTTGCCCGCAAGGCGGTGGCAGCCTCGATGAAGCTGTTCAGCGTCCCTGCACGCCAGTATGCCGAGCAGCGTGTCAACTCCGGTCCGGAGCTGGTGGACTACATGCGCCGCAAGCAGTCGGCAGAGACGGCGGAGAGCCACTACGTCACCGCCGAGAGCCGTGTCCCGGGGCTGTGCGTGGGCAGCGTCGTCAAGATAGACAGCTCCTTCTACCAGTCCTTCAGGTCCCTCTCCCGCAGGACGCTGGGCGAGTTCATCATCACCGAGATCGTGCACGAGGTGGGCGAGGACGGCTACTACCGCAACCGTTTCAAGGCTCTCCCCTCCGCCCTTGAGGTGATTCCCGTACCCGACGCACGCATCCCGCATGCCGAGACGCAGATGGCGACGGTGACCAGGAACGACGACCCTAAGGGCAGCGGCCGCATCCAGGTGCGGATGAACTGGCAGGCTGACGACATGAACACGAACTGGATCCGTGTGATGACACCGGATGGTGGTAGCAGTAGTGACGTGAAGAGCAACCGCGGCTTCGTATTCATCCCCGAGGTAGGCGACCATGTCCTCGTCGGCTTCCGCCACGGCGACCCCTCCCGTCCCTATGCCATGGGCAGCCTGTTCAACGGTTTCACGGGAAAGGGCGGCGGTCCAAAGAACAGTATTAAAAGTCTCAGGACACGTAGTGGCATTTCCGTTATCCTCAACGATGATAACAGGTCACTTGAAATAAAAGATGCAGGCGGCAGTTCCATTCATTTGGATGGAAATGGAAACATCTTGCTTAATGCCCCTAAGAACATACAGCTCCATGCTGGTAATGATATGTCCTTCATGGCAGGTCACGACCTGCAAGTCAACGTTGGGAACACACAGACAACGAACATTGGTAATATGCTGCTGACCAATGTGATGCAGAAGATATTGGTAAACACACCCTTCATGCAGCAGCTTGTTGCGGACTTCTTCCACACTCAGGCTGGAAAGGCATTGCTCAACTCTCAGAATCAAATAAAGATCGAGGCTCCGGAGACGAATGTGGTAGGCGAGCAGGAACTTTTTATACATTCTGCAAACAAGACGGTGGTGAATTCACAAGGTACGATGGAGATGCGTGGAGAACAAGGCATGCACGAACTGAATACAGCTAAAGAATATGAAACAGTAAAAGAGGAAATAGGAACAAAGGTATGTGTACAGTTTAGAACATCAGAAAGTTATAGCGGCGAGTTCGGCTTTGACTGGGTACGTTTTGCAGACTCGGAGAGAACTGGAGATATAGAGGAAAACCGCTACGACAAGATAATCGGTTCTTGTAAGGGAGAAGGGAATAACTTCAAACAAAAAACCAATAAATACTATAAGTTCCTATCCGAATACAAGCAACAGTATATCATACCTTGGAAGAAGAAAGAAGCAGAAGCCGCTAAAGCTGCTACTCTTACTACAGGGACTGATGATGGTAAAAAATCAACAGACTATCTCTATGTAGTACCAGTGATGACTCTGAGACAAGGCAATTCTGCCGATTTGGTTTTGAACATAGACGTTAATGAGAAAGCCAAATCATTTAAATACGAATATGACACTAAACTCTTTTCTTTAAACAAGACCACTGTTAAAATATGTGACAAGGGCTCTTACAAAGGTGAAAACGGAGACACGTTGAGAATAACATGCAAACAAGAGTTCTCGGAAGACAAGGAGATATGTCTTTATGCCTATGATGGGCAGGAGAATAAATCGCTGGCAGGTAAATTAATTGTAAAAGCCAATGATGACAAGCATCGGTATGCCTTGGATGTGGTGTTGGTGAGGGTGAAGACTTGTATTAAAGATAATAACATCTCATATCCACCAGAATGTTCTTCTCATAAAACTATCTTAGAAAATTATTTTGCCCAATGTTATATAGATGCTAATATAAAGGAATGTGAGCTTGATTTAACAACACAAGAGCGGAAGACAGCTTTTCTCGCTTATACAGAAGGAGGCTATCTAAAGGGAACAGAATTGCCTACTCGTGTATTTAAATACCTTGCAAAGACATTTAATGGAGACAAGGTAACGTCAAAATATAAGGAGTATCACAAAATATTTTTTCTTAACGAAAAGAATGAAGATGAAAGATTATATGGACAAGCCAGAAAAATTCGCTCTAAGGAAGTTGTTGTATTAGCACCAGGCTTGCACGATACCACCTGCGCACATGAGCTATTTCATGCATTGGGATTATACCATTCATTTAGTAGTTCAAACTTACATACTTTTGAGAAGAATAAAACAGATAATATTATGGATTATTCAGACGTATCTGACAATCCTATACCTGTAGTAGCTACATGGCAATTCCAATGGGACATTCTCCACAAAAAATTGCTGACAATAGCTCAATTGAAAAAAGAGGAGGAACGGAGAAAAAATCGACAGACTACTAATTAA
- a CDS encoding DUF4280 domain-containing protein, with protein sequence MVKIVTDGAIMCCTLGTWQAKLTVLSQSFRSISGALVATEEDKIGLDNIPCFGVCRYSYPYPSCIPQPQGWQQTTQKDSVNGMKKLTEQSFCMCAKGGRISFVDTGSNTFVESE encoded by the coding sequence ATGGTGAAAATTGTAACTGATGGAGCTATTATGTGTTGTACTTTAGGAACTTGGCAAGCTAAGTTGACGGTTCTTAGTCAAAGTTTCCGAAGTATTTCGGGAGCATTGGTAGCGACGGAGGAGGATAAAATAGGTTTAGATAATATCCCCTGTTTTGGTGTGTGTAGATACAGTTATCCCTATCCATCCTGTATTCCTCAACCCCAAGGCTGGCAGCAAACAACACAGAAAGACAGCGTCAATGGGATGAAAAAGCTGACGGAGCAGTCATTCTGTATGTGTGCCAAAGGCGGAAGAATATCTTTTGTTGATACAGGAAGTAATACGTTTGTGGAGAGTGAATAA
- a CDS encoding PAAR domain-containing protein — translation MGKGAARTGIDTAGHSGLINTGSFDVFIDGLPAARVGDGFVCPSLGHNGGGVIKEGSSTVLINGKAAARKGDPTMCGELPLPELGLKPKEYDYSSDLKRQLPNDGYANMFGASLSLTDKNQNGEYDTVDASASVFDTKIKTPDWKPFGDKGLGVGFETGLSYMSGQAKGGIYNEGTYGAEGEIGGSVLHDEIKGHIGKEGELYQEAGASADLFYAEANAKSEYIIDTEEMRYGQMFSAGAEAGVVKYDVEGKYDYFGILKGEYKYGGSLADVGASTNIGFYLDLDDAEAHFEIGGKLAVFVGIEGDLSVTLSLKFLKEPVLGVIGYINDVLGIVEPKNGTVLTGSSTVIIGD, via the coding sequence ATGGGTAAAGGTGCAGCCCGTACGGGAATTGACACAGCCGGACATTCCGGACTTATAAATACAGGTAGTTTTGATGTGTTTATAGACGGACTCCCTGCAGCAAGGGTAGGGGACGGCTTTGTATGCCCTTCACTGGGGCATAATGGTGGAGGAGTCATAAAAGAAGGCTCTTCTACCGTTTTAATAAACGGTAAGGCTGCAGCTCGTAAAGGGGACCCAACTATGTGTGGAGAACTCCCATTACCAGAATTAGGTCTAAAGCCAAAAGAGTATGATTACAGCTCGGATCTTAAAAGGCAGCTTCCTAATGATGGCTATGCTAATATGTTTGGAGCCAGTTTATCTCTTACGGATAAAAATCAAAATGGTGAATATGACACAGTTGACGCTAGTGCTTCGGTTTTTGATACGAAAATAAAAACTCCTGACTGGAAACCCTTTGGAGATAAGGGGCTTGGGGTTGGCTTTGAAACGGGCCTCTCTTATATGTCAGGTCAGGCTAAAGGTGGAATTTACAATGAAGGCACTTACGGAGCTGAAGGTGAAATAGGTGGTAGTGTGTTACATGATGAAATAAAAGGGCATATAGGAAAAGAGGGTGAACTGTATCAAGAGGCAGGAGCAAGTGCAGATCTTTTCTACGCCGAAGCAAATGCAAAGTCCGAATACATAATTGATACTGAAGAAATGAGATATGGGCAAATGTTCAGTGCTGGAGCTGAGGCCGGAGTTGTAAAATATGATGTTGAAGGAAAGTATGATTACTTCGGTATCTTAAAAGGTGAATATAAGTATGGAGGCAGTCTTGCTGACGTAGGTGCCTCTACAAACATAGGTTTCTATCTTGATCTTGATGATGCGGAAGCTCATTTTGAAATTGGAGGTAAATTAGCAGTTTTTGTTGGTATTGAGGGTGATTTGTCTGTGACCTTATCTTTAAAATTCCTTAAGGAGCCTGTTTTAGGAGTAATCGGATATATAAATGATGTGTTAGGAATTGTAGAACCCAAAAATGGAACGGTACTAACCGGAAGTTCTACGGTAATAATTGGAGATTAG
- a CDS encoding glycoside hydrolase family 25 protein, translating into MKLKKILFLIVCLFSFTGIRAQYNIQCEDTCSHIHGLDMSHYQGDVWWETVAENSNHKLNYVYLKATEGGTRIDQRYLENIEAAQRYGMNVGSYHFYRPSVPQDEQLRNFRMQCRPQDQDLIPMVDVETTSGLGREALRDSLQKFLVLMTREYGVRPLVYTYTNFYNRYLVGALDGYKLFIAQYNGREPELQDGRDIFAWQYTGKGRINGVNGYVDKSRLMGKHSMRELRYRRRR; encoded by the coding sequence ATGAAATTGAAAAAAATATTATTCCTCATAGTCTGTTTATTCTCTTTTACAGGTATCCGAGCGCAGTATAACATCCAGTGCGAAGACACCTGCAGCCACATCCACGGGCTTGACATGAGCCATTACCAAGGGGATGTGTGGTGGGAGACAGTGGCTGAAAACAGCAACCACAAGCTCAATTACGTCTACCTGAAGGCTACCGAAGGCGGCACGCGGATTGACCAGCGTTACCTTGAGAACATCGAGGCTGCGCAACGCTACGGCATGAATGTGGGCTCATACCACTTCTACCGGCCTTCCGTCCCACAGGACGAACAGCTGCGCAACTTCCGTATGCAGTGCCGCCCACAGGACCAGGACCTCATCCCGATGGTTGACGTTGAAACCACGAGCGGACTGGGACGTGAGGCGTTGCGCGACAGCCTGCAGAAGTTCCTCGTGCTGATGACAAGGGAGTATGGCGTCAGACCGTTGGTTTACACTTACACTAACTTCTACAACCGCTACCTCGTCGGTGCACTGGACGGCTATAAGCTCTTCATCGCACAGTACAACGGGCGTGAGCCGGAACTGCAGGACGGCAGGGACATCTTTGCATGGCAGTACACGGGTAAGGGACGCATCAACGGCGTGAACGGATATGTTGACAAGTCACGCCTGATGGGTAAGCACAGCATGCGCGAACTGCGCTACCGGCGAAGGCGATAG
- a CDS encoding phage baseplate assembly protein V, which translates to MMRCRCLCTNRQRMPLTETQIATVLGNADPDGKDRVPVRMNWQADDMNTNWIRVMTPDAGKSGDVKSNRGFVFIPEVGDHVLVGFRHGDSSRPYVMGSLFNESTGGGGGKGNNCKSLTSRSGSSLMLDDSKGSVTLHDKGGVKMNFDGNGNLTATSRQSHVINSGNATKINVGGKKGSGTQSALSMDNQGVIDLTSKKSITLKVGSSTLTMSSDGNIKISCKKFLVDSSIESAITANKSMLHITPLMAKMFGNSLSVVSSDGQTGVISKTQMTIASASDKVLVNGSSEVSINASKVKLNS; encoded by the coding sequence ATGATGCGTTGTAGATGTCTTTGTACCAATAGACAGCGTATGCCACTGACCGAGACCCAGATAGCAACCGTACTCGGCAATGCTGACCCTGACGGAAAGGACCGTGTGCCTGTACGCATGAACTGGCAGGCTGACGACATGAACACGAACTGGATCCGTGTGATGACCCCTGATGCAGGCAAGAGCGGTGACGTGAAGTCCAACCGCGGCTTCGTCTTCATCCCCGAGGTAGGCGACCATGTCCTCGTCGGCTTCCGCCACGGCGATTCCTCCCGTCCCTATGTCATGGGCAGCCTGTTCAACGAATCGACAGGTGGTGGCGGCGGCAAGGGCAACAACTGCAAGAGCCTTACCAGCCGCAGCGGCAGCTCGCTGATGCTCGATGACTCAAAGGGTAGCGTTACATTGCACGATAAGGGCGGCGTTAAAATGAACTTTGATGGTAATGGCAATCTTACCGCAACATCAAGACAGTCACATGTCATTAATTCTGGTAATGCTACAAAAATTAATGTTGGCGGGAAAAAAGGCTCCGGGACACAGTCTGCTTTGTCGATGGATAATCAAGGAGTAATTGATTTGACAAGTAAAAAAAGTATTACCCTAAAGGTTGGCTCAAGTACCCTTACAATGTCGTCTGATGGAAATATTAAGATCAGTTGTAAGAAATTCTTGGTAGACTCATCTATAGAGAGCGCCATCACAGCTAATAAAAGTATGTTGCATATTACCCCTTTAATGGCAAAAATGTTTGGTAATAGTCTTTCTGTTGTATCCAGTGATGGTCAGACGGGTGTAATATCAAAAACTCAAATGACCATTGCTTCTGCTTCGGATAAGGTATTGGTTAATGGTTCTTCCGAAGTTTCCATTAATGCTTCAAAGGTCAAGTTAAACTCATAA
- a CDS encoding TonB-dependent receptor has protein sequence MKKEAIYLSLAMLTMAIKPCYAQSQELEDSTLHLEEVTISTTRMPEIKQNAAATVTIIDQKQIAEMSKAAPDITHLLGMLTPGMALSSNTTSSRSQSLRGRSALILIDGIPQSTPLRSTDRDIRTIDIAAIDHIEVVKGSTALYGNGAIGGLINIITKKNTTNKSVAGETTLSGSTYNFFRQGKGQGYRINQQVYGRVGKLDYLVNGAFGRTGSAVDGDGEFISPRYGLGDTYTTNALVNLGYALSPKNRIELMYNYYRSLQDTKLVPFGGKYLKSPSIGIVDNKDPQAVDEGTRYNHNAYLKFISKDLFKHTDLEVSAYGSSLYTIFDFRKANPAQPRWEETSGQSAVKDRKFGFRTQFNTRLVFSDNAFAHLAYGYDYLYNKTAQPLVDGRYWMPWLTSSNHAPFVQIKTTLWQHLNIKLGGRYDFINVKVPDYDVLRNKLSDPQVQVKGGSLNYNNMSFNVGLSYNKYPAFQPFIAYSQGFSIFDLGRTLRAAKADVLSKISTEPVKTNNYEIGVYSDINHWLQLNGSVFHTYSKLGSDLKIENGFWVVNRTPQKVYGVELSADAQILENLKAGANFSWFEGKLKSESGNWDTYMSNISIPAAKLAMYVNYAPVKNTYLRLQYLHTGKRDRFAPNGTGVYKEGEGRVSRINLLNLTAGVKMKVCDLSLAISNLLNYTYYTPASMMMARNAEYAHGDGRKFTLTAVFKY, from the coding sequence ATGAAAAAAGAAGCAATTTATCTATCTCTTGCAATGCTTACAATGGCAATAAAACCTTGTTATGCACAATCACAAGAGCTTGAAGACTCCACATTACATCTCGAGGAGGTAACTATCAGTACCACGCGTATGCCTGAAATAAAGCAGAACGCAGCTGCTACTGTTACCATCATTGACCAAAAGCAGATAGCAGAAATGAGCAAGGCAGCTCCCGATATCACCCATCTTCTGGGTATGCTCACGCCTGGTATGGCACTATCAAGCAATACTACAAGCTCTCGTTCACAATCACTTCGTGGAAGAAGTGCCCTCATCCTGATTGATGGAATACCCCAATCAACCCCTTTACGTTCAACAGACCGTGACATCCGAACCATCGACATCGCTGCTATCGACCATATAGAAGTAGTGAAAGGTTCTACCGCTCTCTATGGTAACGGAGCCATCGGTGGATTGATAAACATCATTACTAAGAAGAATACCACCAACAAGTCTGTTGCTGGAGAAACGACTCTCTCGGGTTCAACTTACAACTTCTTCCGCCAAGGGAAAGGACAAGGTTATCGCATCAACCAGCAGGTTTATGGACGTGTGGGTAAGTTAGATTATCTCGTAAATGGGGCTTTCGGACGTACAGGTAGTGCTGTTGATGGTGACGGAGAGTTTATCTCTCCCCGTTACGGACTCGGTGATACTTATACAACAAATGCACTTGTTAATCTCGGTTATGCCTTGTCTCCAAAGAACAGAATCGAGTTAATGTATAATTACTATCGTAGTTTGCAAGACACAAAACTGGTTCCTTTTGGTGGAAAATACCTCAAAAGCCCTTCTATTGGTATTGTTGACAATAAGGATCCACAGGCAGTTGATGAGGGGACAAGATACAATCACAATGCTTATCTCAAGTTTATTTCAAAAGACCTATTCAAGCATACAGACTTAGAGGTATCCGCCTATGGCTCAAGTTTATATACCATCTTCGACTTCCGTAAGGCGAACCCAGCACAGCCAAGATGGGAAGAAACAAGCGGACAGTCGGCTGTTAAAGATCGTAAGTTTGGTTTTCGCACCCAGTTCAACACACGTCTTGTGTTCTCTGATAATGCTTTCGCACATTTAGCCTATGGTTATGACTACCTCTACAATAAGACTGCTCAACCATTGGTAGATGGTAGATATTGGATGCCATGGCTGACAAGTAGCAACCATGCGCCCTTTGTTCAAATCAAGACAACGCTCTGGCAGCATCTTAACATTAAACTTGGTGGACGTTACGACTTCATTAATGTGAAAGTGCCAGACTATGATGTATTGCGTAATAAGCTCTCTGACCCACAGGTTCAGGTAAAGGGTGGCTCGCTGAATTACAATAACATGTCCTTTAACGTTGGACTTTCTTATAACAAGTATCCTGCTTTTCAACCATTCATAGCCTACTCTCAAGGCTTTTCCATATTTGATTTAGGACGTACATTACGTGCAGCTAAAGCCGATGTGCTCTCTAAAATATCAACGGAACCAGTAAAGACAAACAACTACGAGATAGGTGTTTACTCTGATATCAACCATTGGTTGCAACTGAATGGTTCTGTTTTCCACACCTATTCTAAGTTAGGAAGTGACCTCAAGATAGAAAATGGTTTCTGGGTTGTAAACCGTACTCCACAGAAGGTATATGGCGTAGAATTGAGTGCTGATGCACAAATCTTAGAGAACTTGAAGGCTGGTGCTAACTTCTCATGGTTTGAAGGTAAGCTCAAATCAGAATCAGGAAATTGGGACACATACATGTCAAATATCTCCATCCCAGCTGCCAAATTGGCTATGTATGTCAACTATGCTCCTGTCAAGAACACCTATCTCCGGTTGCAGTACTTACACACAGGGAAACGTGATAGATTTGCTCCTAACGGCACAGGGGTGTATAAAGAAGGAGAAGGAAGAGTAAGTCGTATCAACTTGTTAAATCTCACTGCAGGTGTGAAAATGAAGGTTTGCGACTTGAGTTTAGCAATATCCAACCTACTAAACTACACTTATTACACACCAGCATCCATGATGATGGCACGCAATGCAGAGTATGCCCATGGCGATGGACGTAAGTTTACGCTCACCGCAGTATTCAAGTATTAA
- a CDS encoding zinc ribbon domain-containing protein yields the protein MIIKCPECGHQVSDKAPVCPSCGVEIAGHIIRCSNCGELYLKEEPSCPNCHHTESHTKPSAMSGGEHPAAYNDGEKRHGSVIVMSVHEDDMTEKEDNEKTLQQTTADYPEDNSDEILEAFDEPETEEQAVDAEVVMDDNAAREVIANAAAEEDEDDGDEEDTPEKHNHMSLAVSLLIAVITGAVLLFLYNQGVGVSKANTEQDAYTQAIGSDEPTVLKNYLSENPKAPKAHRDSISKRLKTLATTEKNIQEANNDLTVAMASNSKATLQQFLAKYPDSKNRSEIEAKIDEIDWAQAVAKNDENAYLGYKAQHANGIHSKEADEKLKLFLVHTVTEGEKTRAVGAVRQLLQGINSKNTEKISGAVASSLNFLGAGGATVKDIRRYMTDKLYQADVKTINWHLGSPAEVTKDSNDAGAELHLKVPATLDIERQGGKSKRSYVISATIKDGRITRVNWNQI from the coding sequence ATGATTATCAAATGCCCTGAATGTGGCCATCAAGTGAGCGACAAGGCTCCCGTTTGCCCAAGCTGCGGTGTAGAGATTGCCGGACATATCATCAGATGTTCTAATTGCGGTGAACTGTATCTCAAGGAGGAACCGTCATGCCCGAACTGTCACCATACGGAGAGCCACACAAAGCCTTCCGCAATGTCTGGCGGGGAGCATCCTGCTGCTTATAATGACGGTGAGAAGAGGCACGGGTCAGTCATCGTCATGTCGGTACATGAGGATGATATGACTGAAAAGGAGGATAACGAAAAAACGTTGCAGCAAACAACTGCCGACTATCCAGAGGACAACAGCGACGAAATTCTCGAAGCATTCGACGAGCCTGAGACGGAAGAACAGGCGGTGGATGCGGAGGTCGTCATGGACGACAATGCTGCCAGAGAAGTGATTGCAAATGCAGCAGCAGAGGAGGATGAGGACGACGGCGATGAAGAAGATACGCCGGAGAAGCACAACCACATGTCACTGGCTGTGTCGCTGCTCATTGCCGTCATCACAGGTGCCGTGCTGCTGTTCCTGTATAACCAAGGGGTAGGCGTGAGCAAGGCTAATACCGAGCAGGATGCTTACACACAGGCTATCGGCAGTGACGAGCCGACAGTGCTGAAGAACTATCTTTCAGAGAACCCGAAGGCACCGAAGGCGCACCGTGACAGTATTTCAAAACGGCTGAAGACACTGGCTACTACCGAGAAAAACATACAGGAAGCCAACAATGACCTTACCGTGGCGATGGCGAGCAACTCAAAAGCAACGTTGCAGCAGTTCCTTGCAAAGTATCCTGATTCAAAGAACCGCAGTGAGATTGAAGCCAAGATTGACGAGATAGACTGGGCGCAGGCGGTGGCAAAGAACGATGAGAATGCTTACCTCGGATATAAGGCACAGCACGCAAACGGTATTCACAGCAAGGAGGCTGACGAGAAACTAAAGCTGTTCCTTGTGCATACCGTGACGGAAGGTGAGAAGACAAGGGCTGTCGGTGCTGTACGACAACTGTTGCAGGGCATCAACAGCAAGAACACTGAAAAGATTTCGGGTGCTGTTGCCTCGTCGCTGAACTTCCTCGGTGCAGGCGGTGCAACCGTCAAGGACATCCGTCGTTACATGACTGACAAGCTCTATCAGGCTGACGTGAAGACCATCAACTGGCACCTTGGTTCGCCTGCAGAGGTGACAAAGGACAGCAACGACGCTGGTGCTGAGCTGCATCTGAAAGTGCCTGCTACCCTCGACATCGAGCGTCAGGGCGGTAAGTCCAAGCGTAGCTATGTCATTTCAGCGACTATCAAGGACGGCAGAATCACACGGGTTAACTGGAATCAGATATAG
- the tssD gene encoding type VI secretion system tube protein TssD — protein sequence MGSFRATLELGGKEYDVLYSNYEFSRNTDSKGKPSSSISGGRVSVTVESTDDTTAIEAMLNSQFKAVEGKIVYKKTEEDAKMKEICFRNAYIVHYKETLNVENETPMTIAMTFSAETITVGNAELDNRWPRT from the coding sequence ATGGGTTCATTCAGAGCAACATTGGAATTGGGTGGCAAGGAGTATGACGTACTCTATTCCAACTACGAGTTCAGCCGCAACACCGACAGCAAGGGCAAGCCTTCATCAAGCATCTCGGGCGGCCGCGTAAGCGTGACGGTAGAGTCAACGGACGACACTACGGCCATCGAGGCCATGCTCAACAGCCAGTTCAAGGCCGTCGAGGGCAAGATCGTCTACAAGAAGACCGAGGAGGACGCGAAGATGAAGGAGATCTGCTTCAGGAATGCGTACATCGTCCACTACAAGGAGACGCTGAACGTTGAGAACGAGACTCCGATGACCATTGCGATGACCTTCTCTGCGGAGACCATCACGGTGGGCAATGCGGAGCTTGACAACCGCTGGCCACGCACATAA
- a CDS encoding SMI1/KNR4 family protein, producing MDIKRFNDFISFSKVKEDNRNYDINSFLDTVKERMGRLPATDLLDFVSEYGFASFNTDMIVTPMEKQEHSDYFVVGAFLGFGNTAVSIEKSIGMFYSDEQIGMKFFPICEGASGDLIIYSLEEQSFGKVYYWSHDSAIGGDTFLIAESFDDFIGRIEARKEEKDDREVVGVKYSPRLLKLINEKRMKDGLPPLVQ from the coding sequence ATGGATATCAAACGTTTTAATGATTTTATCTCCTTTTCAAAAGTGAAGGAAGATAACAGGAACTATGATATAAACTCCTTCTTAGATACCGTAAAAGAGCGTATGGGCAGGCTTCCTGCCACGGACTTGTTAGACTTTGTTTCTGAATATGGTTTTGCCAGTTTCAATACGGATATGATAGTAACGCCGATGGAGAAACAGGAACATTCGGATTATTTTGTCGTGGGGGCTTTCCTCGGGTTCGGCAATACGGCTGTCAGTATTGAGAAGAGCATCGGGATGTTTTATTCGGATGAGCAGATAGGGATGAAATTCTTTCCCATATGTGAAGGTGCCAGCGGCGATTTAATCATTTATTCCTTGGAAGAACAGAGCTTTGGAAAGGTGTATTACTGGTCGCATGATTCAGCCATTGGGGGAGATACATTCCTGATAGCGGAGTCGTTCGATGATTTCATAGGCAGAATAGAAGCAAGAAAAGAGGAAAAAGATGACAGAGAGGTGGTCGGGGTCAAGTATTCTCCACGACTGTTAAAGCTGATTAATGAGAAAAGAATGAAAGACGGGTTGCCTCCTTTGGTGCAGTAA